A DNA window from Streptomyces sp. CA-278952 contains the following coding sequences:
- a CDS encoding MazG-like family protein produces the protein MDTLWDNIEKLSAVYRAAGAHLPDEELKTLQVGKVAEEAGEAMHALHGLKGLTTCGDDHDWSEVQNDLVGAVIAALLAMHYIGPTGARATFDEIFHRRTRRGREAAAAA, from the coding sequence GTGGACACCCTGTGGGACAACATCGAGAAGCTCTCCGCCGTCTACCGAGCAGCCGGCGCCCACCTCCCCGACGAAGAACTCAAAACCCTCCAGGTCGGTAAGGTCGCCGAGGAAGCCGGCGAGGCGATGCACGCCCTCCACGGCCTGAAGGGCCTCACGACCTGCGGCGACGACCACGACTGGTCCGAGGTCCAGAACGACCTGGTCGGCGCCGTCATCGCAGCGCTCTTGGCGATGCACTACATCGGTCCTACGGGCGCCCGCGCCACCTTCGACGAGATTTTCCACCGCCGGACGCGCAGGGGCCGCGAGGCCGCTGCGGCGGCCTGA